In a genomic window of Nocardia fluminea:
- a CDS encoding MDR family MFS transporter yields MTTTAAPVESPAGFTHRQILTILSGLMLGMLLASLDQTIVSTSIRTIADDLDGYSLQAWATTAYLITATISTPLYGKLSDMFGRKPFFLAAIGLFIVGSLLCTLATSMYQLAAFRAFQGLGAGGLMSLALAIMGDIIAPRERARYQGYFLAVFGISSVLGPVLGGLLAGQDTILGITGWRWVFLVNVPLGLLALVVVTRVLHLPRKPHATHRIDFAGAIVLAVGLVPLLVVAEQGREWGWSSTASVICYVIGALGLAGFVAVEKFMGDAALIPLRIFDNVTFALGVVISFVVGAAMFGGMLLLPQYLQVVRGAGPTEAGLQMLPMVLGLMTGSILSGRLISKTGSYRAFPVIGAIMLTLGLFLLHLLDADSPLWLAMLFMAATGFGLGNLMQPLTLALQNALPPKDMGVSTASATFFRQIGGTLGAAVFLSILFSLLTPNITTELQQSAADPAYQQAVVEGARSTNPADAALAKGLLEHDTSAAGKVLQDSSIIQQLDPDLAKPFQVGFADSMSTVFLVASAVALIALLLVLFWKEVPLRMSGGIQADGDAKAAEGVGALVDTAAQSAAAAGGPRDGDKGARGRAGAPPA; encoded by the coding sequence GTGACGACAACCGCCGCCCCGGTGGAATCACCGGCGGGCTTCACCCATCGCCAGATCCTGACCATCCTGTCCGGGCTGATGCTCGGCATGCTGCTGGCCTCGCTCGACCAGACGATCGTGTCGACCTCCATCCGCACCATCGCCGACGACCTCGACGGCTACTCGCTGCAGGCCTGGGCCACCACGGCCTATCTGATCACCGCGACGATCAGCACCCCGCTCTACGGCAAGCTCTCGGACATGTTCGGCCGTAAGCCGTTCTTCCTGGCCGCGATCGGTCTGTTCATCGTCGGTTCGCTGCTGTGCACGCTCGCCACCTCGATGTATCAGCTGGCCGCGTTCCGCGCGTTCCAGGGACTCGGCGCGGGCGGGCTGATGTCGCTGGCGCTGGCCATCATGGGCGACATCATCGCTCCCCGGGAACGTGCCCGCTACCAGGGCTATTTCCTCGCGGTCTTCGGTATCTCGAGTGTGCTCGGACCGGTGCTCGGCGGTCTGCTGGCCGGGCAGGACACCATCCTCGGCATCACCGGCTGGCGCTGGGTGTTCCTGGTGAACGTGCCGCTGGGGCTGCTCGCCCTGGTGGTGGTGACCCGGGTGCTGCACCTGCCGCGCAAACCACACGCCACCCACCGCATCGACTTCGCGGGAGCGATCGTGCTCGCGGTCGGACTGGTTCCGCTGCTGGTCGTGGCCGAACAGGGTCGCGAATGGGGTTGGAGCAGTACCGCTTCGGTGATCTGCTACGTGATCGGCGCCCTCGGCCTGGCCGGCTTCGTCGCGGTCGAGAAGTTCATGGGCGACGCGGCGTTGATCCCGCTGCGGATCTTCGACAACGTCACCTTCGCGCTCGGCGTGGTGATCTCCTTCGTCGTCGGTGCGGCGATGTTCGGCGGCATGCTGCTACTGCCGCAGTACCTGCAGGTGGTGCGTGGCGCCGGGCCGACCGAGGCCGGCTTGCAGATGCTGCCGATGGTGCTCGGGCTGATGACCGGTTCGATCCTGTCCGGCCGCCTGATCTCGAAAACCGGTAGCTACCGGGCCTTCCCGGTGATCGGCGCGATCATGCTCACGCTCGGGTTGTTCCTGCTGCACCTGCTCGACGCCGACAGCCCGCTGTGGCTGGCGATGCTGTTCATGGCGGCCACCGGCTTCGGTCTCGGCAATCTCATGCAGCCGCTGACCCTGGCCCTGCAGAACGCGCTGCCGCCCAAGGACATGGGCGTCTCGACCGCCTCGGCGACCTTCTTCCGCCAGATCGGCGGCACCCTCGGCGCTGCGGTGTTCCTGTCGATCCTGTTCTCACTGCTCACTCCGAACATCACCACGGAATTGCAGCAGTCGGCCGCGGACCCCGCCTACCAGCAGGCCGTGGTCGAGGGAGCGCGCAGCACCAACCCGGCCGATGCCGCCCTGGCCAAGGGACTGCTGGAACACGACACGTCGGCCGCGGGCAAGGTGCTCCAGGACAGCTCGATCATCCAGCAACTCGACCCCGATCTCGCCAAGCCCTTCCAGGTGGGCTTCGCCGATTCGATGTCGACGGTATTCCTGGTCGCCTCCGCGGTGGCGTTGATCGCGCTGCTGCTCGTGCTGTTCTGGAAGGAAGT
- a CDS encoding MarR family winged helix-turn-helix transcriptional regulator, whose product MSESEPAIDAIAIQLVRLHRLRDRAMAQIKDRSGIDPAGFMVLFRLVCDGPMRSGALAEAVHSDASTVSRQVAQLVERGLVVRAADPDDGRATVLQVTDYGRETADRIRARRRNSVAVITENWSTDDRALFAGLLTRFVEDYDAARPVLLTQPPALTTTENIS is encoded by the coding sequence GTGAGTGAGAGTGAACCCGCGATCGACGCGATCGCGATCCAGCTCGTGCGGTTGCACCGGCTGCGTGACCGGGCGATGGCCCAGATCAAGGACCGCTCGGGCATCGACCCGGCGGGGTTCATGGTGCTGTTCCGGTTGGTGTGTGACGGGCCGATGCGTTCGGGCGCGCTCGCCGAGGCGGTGCACTCGGACGCGTCGACGGTGAGCAGGCAGGTCGCGCAACTGGTGGAGCGTGGCCTGGTGGTCCGCGCCGCCGACCCCGACGACGGACGAGCCACCGTGCTCCAGGTCACCGACTACGGGCGCGAGACCGCCGACCGGATCCGGGCGCGGCGCCGCAACTCCGTCGCCGTCATCACCGAGAACTGGTCCACCGACGACCGCGCGCTGTTCGCCGGACTGCTGACGCGGTTCGTGGAGGACTACGACGCGGCCCGCCCGGTCCTGCTGACCCAGCCGCCCGCACTGACCACTACGGAGAACATTTCGTGA
- a CDS encoding crotonase/enoyl-CoA hydratase family protein, producing the protein MSEWKAFTVEIADNVAQVTLIGPGKGNAMGPDFWRELPEVFAELDADPQVRAVVVTGSGKHFSFGLDLAATAGTLAPVLADDAKAGPRTEFLKEVRRMQASVTALAECTKPVIAAVSGWCIGGGLDLIAAADIRLASVDAKFSLREAKVAIVADIGSLQRLPGIIGEGNLRELAFTAKDIDAARAERMGLVNEVFDDQDAVLAAAHAMAREIAGNPPLVVQGIKDVLEQRTSPAVAEGLRYVSTWNAAFLPSKDLPEAIAAVFEKRAPEFKGE; encoded by the coding sequence ATGAGCGAATGGAAGGCCTTTACCGTCGAGATCGCCGACAACGTTGCGCAGGTGACGCTGATCGGGCCGGGTAAGGGTAATGCGATGGGACCCGATTTCTGGCGCGAGCTGCCGGAGGTCTTCGCCGAGCTCGACGCTGATCCGCAGGTGCGGGCGGTGGTGGTCACCGGGTCGGGCAAGCACTTCTCGTTCGGTCTCGATCTGGCCGCGACCGCGGGCACGCTGGCGCCGGTGCTGGCCGACGACGCGAAGGCGGGGCCGCGCACGGAGTTCCTCAAGGAGGTCCGCCGGATGCAGGCCTCGGTGACGGCGCTGGCCGAGTGCACCAAGCCGGTGATCGCGGCAGTGTCGGGGTGGTGCATCGGCGGTGGTCTCGACTTGATCGCGGCTGCTGATATTCGTCTGGCCAGCGTGGATGCCAAGTTCAGCCTGCGTGAGGCGAAGGTGGCGATCGTCGCCGATATCGGTTCGCTGCAGCGGCTGCCCGGCATCATCGGCGAGGGCAACCTGCGCGAGCTGGCCTTCACCGCCAAGGACATCGACGCGGCCCGGGCCGAGCGGATGGGTCTGGTGAACGAGGTGTTCGACGATCAGGATGCCGTGCTGGCCGCCGCGCACGCGATGGCGCGCGAGATCGCCGGCAACCCGCCGCTGGTGGTGCAGGGCATCAAGGACGTGCTCGAGCAGCGGACCAGCCCGGCGGTGGCCGAGGGCCTGCGCTACGTGTCGACCTGGAACGCCGCGTTCCTGCCGTCGAAGGACCTGCCCGAGGCGATCGCGGCGGTGTTCGAGAAGCGCGCGCCGGAGTTCAAGGGCGAGTAA
- a CDS encoding YbaK/EbsC family protein: protein MRRSSLPPVACRVAETLIARGHHGVIVCPETPASTASDAARAMGAQPTAILTAQVFLLDDDPVLLLVADHHRVDLARTGKRLEGTLTPAPTALVERVTGQPIDGTAPLGHPTNLPTWVDTALAAHPEVWAAGGHPNTVFRTNFREIIRITAGLPLEID, encoded by the coding sequence ATGCGCAGGTCGTCATTGCCGCCGGTCGCATGCCGGGTCGCCGAAACTCTCATAGCCCGCGGGCACCACGGCGTCATCGTCTGCCCCGAGACGCCGGCCTCCACCGCGTCCGATGCCGCCCGCGCCATGGGCGCCCAGCCCACCGCGATCCTCACCGCCCAGGTCTTCCTCCTCGACGACGACCCCGTCCTCCTTTTAGTAGCGGACCACCACCGCGTCGACCTCGCCCGCACCGGCAAACGCCTCGAAGGCACCCTCACTCCCGCACCCACCGCCCTGGTCGAACGCGTCACCGGCCAACCCATCGACGGCACGGCCCCCCTGGGCCACCCCACCAATCTCCCCACCTGGGTGGACACCGCCCTCGCCGCCCACCCCGAAGTCTGGGCAGCGGGCGGTCACCCGAACACCGTGTTCCGCACCAACTTCCGCGAAATCATCCGCATCACCGCGGGCCTTCCCCTCGAGATCGACTGA
- a CDS encoding flavin reductase family protein — translation MRHYPAGVTVVTLGAVSGPVGFTATSFASLSLEPPLVSFNIAHTSSSIDALRAADSVVIHFLGEHQHHLAHRFSRTAADRFTDRSLWTTLDTGEPVLHGTPIWLRTTLHKLIDLGDHTLAVGLVTRVHDETEESPSAAPLLYYNGKYHRPTALDT, via the coding sequence ATGCGGCACTATCCGGCAGGCGTCACTGTGGTGACGCTCGGAGCCGTCTCCGGACCGGTGGGGTTCACCGCCACGTCGTTCGCCTCGCTGTCCCTGGAACCGCCCCTGGTGTCGTTCAATATCGCGCACACCTCGTCGAGCATCGATGCCCTGCGGGCCGCGGACTCGGTGGTGATCCATTTCCTGGGCGAGCATCAGCACCACCTGGCCCACCGCTTCTCCCGCACCGCCGCCGACCGCTTCACCGACCGCTCCCTCTGGACCACCCTCGACACCGGCGAACCGGTCCTGCACGGCACCCCCATCTGGCTCCGCACCACCCTCCACAAACTCATCGACCTCGGCGACCACACCCTGGCCGTAGGCCTGGTCACCCGGGTCCACGACGAAACCGAAGAGTCCCCCTCCGCAGCCCCCCTGCTCTACTACAACGGCAAATACCACCGCCCCACCGCCCTCGACACCTGA